In one Bradyrhizobium cosmicum genomic region, the following are encoded:
- a CDS encoding methyltransferase domain-containing protein, with the protein MSLIQKLRRRLFRPREVIEGYKSEELIETIYRKTVAFQPTGDWPLVANLAAVLDFGGGAGIHYKLARQQSPGIRWAVVETSAMVYRASELATDQLMFFDDIEKAADWLGSIDLMHSNGAIQYVDDPIGTVKALCAARAAKMVWYRVPISDGAAKAEVQTSLLSDNGPGQMPTAKDKLVKYERHWISESAFVAAHEGYCSTEQGPDPRERGSQQFSFARINS; encoded by the coding sequence ATGAGTTTGATACAGAAATTGCGTCGTAGGCTGTTTCGGCCTCGCGAGGTGATCGAAGGATACAAAAGCGAGGAGCTGATCGAGACTATCTACCGGAAAACTGTTGCTTTTCAACCAACCGGAGATTGGCCTCTCGTCGCGAACCTGGCCGCCGTCCTCGATTTCGGCGGCGGCGCAGGCATTCACTACAAGCTTGCGAGGCAGCAATCGCCTGGTATTCGTTGGGCTGTTGTCGAGACATCGGCGATGGTTTATCGGGCTAGTGAATTGGCGACTGACCAATTGATGTTCTTTGATGACATCGAGAAGGCCGCTGACTGGCTTGGAAGTATCGACCTGATGCACTCGAATGGTGCCATCCAGTATGTCGACGATCCGATTGGTACCGTGAAAGCTCTATGTGCTGCTCGCGCGGCGAAGATGGTCTGGTACCGCGTGCCAATCAGTGACGGTGCAGCTAAAGCGGAGGTGCAGACCTCATTACTCAGCGACAACGGACCGGGACAAATGCCGACGGCAAAAGACAAGCTGGTCAAATATGAGCGCCATTGGATCTCAGAAAGCGCATTTGTCGCGGCGCACGAGGGGTACTGTTCAACCGAGCAGGGGCCAGACCCACGGGAGCGAGGAAGTCAGCAATTTAGTTTTGCACGCATCAACTCTTGA
- a CDS encoding glycosyltransferase, whose protein sequence is MRVVAAVLLLVTALHAGLWGVLRDKEPAPDFKGLLPSLSYTPFEPGHVVDNNVDPDKIRADMKKLSTITRAIRSYSATEGNELVPPIAAEFGIKVTVGAWIDKDPDRNEREIKAAIELARKNSNVNGVVVGNEVIYRGEQKVEDLINMIKKVKGSVRVPVTTGEIWNIWRDNPDLASNVDFIAAHVLPYWENFRSNQAVDQAVDRYELLRKLFPGKRIVIAEFGWPSQGYNLRNADPGPFQQALTLRNFVSRAEAMGMEYNIVEAIDQPWKYFEGGVGPYWGILNASREPKFAWTGPVENPDYWKLMTIALLVGVLLSLPILRIEQPTARQAFLLSATANGVGAWAATVFAFWNGHYFIFGSAFALTLGMILLVPLVLIAMARIDEIAAVAFGRPPQRLLTKNKPVANVPENYCPKVSIHIPAYFEPVEMLKQTLDALSRLNYPNYECVVIINNTPDPAFWQPIQDHCRALGERFKFINAEKVLGFKAGALRIAMDRTAVDAEIIGILDADYVVDPDWLKDLVPAFADPSVGLVQAPQEHRDGDLSIMHYIMNGEYAGFFDIGMVQRNEVNAIIVHGTMCLIRRAAMDMAGGWSSDTICEDSDLGLAIQELGWTTHYTNHRYGQGLLPDTYEAFKKQRHRWAYGGLQIVKKHWRHFLPGKSRLTPDQKREYGLGWLNWLGAESLGVVVALLNLIWVPIVAFADIAIPDKILTLPIIGAFIVSLAHFLSMYRARVAIKPGQMLGAMIAAMSVQWTVSRAVAQGLITEHIAFARTSKGGLSSMSIEFQAFWEAVIGALLLIGAGVLIASNSFRQITEIYIFAGVLVLQSLPFLAAVAIAILELSRINSFQFWRDSAIRTAELIGLRPVALPTPAGTVQPVPSEVRREVK, encoded by the coding sequence ATGCGCGTTGTCGCCGCCGTTCTGTTGCTCGTGACCGCGCTCCATGCCGGGCTGTGGGGAGTCCTGCGCGACAAGGAACCCGCGCCGGACTTCAAGGGCCTGTTGCCGAGCCTCTCCTACACTCCGTTCGAACCCGGCCATGTCGTCGACAACAACGTCGATCCCGACAAGATTCGCGCCGACATGAAAAAGCTCTCCACCATCACGCGTGCCATCCGCTCCTACTCGGCGACGGAAGGCAACGAGTTGGTGCCGCCAATCGCCGCCGAATTCGGCATCAAGGTCACGGTCGGCGCCTGGATCGACAAGGACCCGGATCGCAACGAGCGCGAGATCAAGGCCGCTATCGAGCTTGCCCGCAAGAACAGCAACGTCAACGGCGTCGTCGTCGGCAACGAGGTGATTTACCGCGGCGAGCAGAAGGTCGAAGACCTCATCAACATGATCAAGAAGGTGAAGGGCTCTGTCCGCGTGCCCGTCACCACCGGCGAGATCTGGAACATCTGGCGCGACAATCCCGATCTCGCCTCCAACGTAGACTTCATCGCCGCCCACGTGCTGCCCTACTGGGAAAACTTCCGCTCGAACCAGGCGGTCGATCAGGCCGTCGATCGTTACGAACTCCTGCGCAAGCTGTTTCCCGGCAAGCGCATAGTGATCGCCGAATTCGGCTGGCCGAGCCAGGGCTACAATTTGCGTAACGCCGACCCGGGTCCGTTCCAGCAGGCGCTGACCTTGCGCAATTTCGTCAGCCGTGCCGAAGCCATGGGCATGGAGTACAACATCGTCGAGGCAATCGATCAGCCTTGGAAGTATTTCGAAGGCGGCGTCGGTCCGTATTGGGGCATCCTCAACGCCAGCCGCGAGCCCAAATTCGCCTGGACCGGCCCGGTGGAGAATCCCGACTATTGGAAGCTGATGACGATCGCGCTGCTGGTCGGCGTTCTGCTGTCGCTGCCGATCCTGCGGATCGAGCAGCCGACCGCGCGGCAGGCGTTCCTGCTGTCGGCGACCGCCAACGGCGTCGGCGCCTGGGCCGCCACCGTGTTCGCGTTCTGGAACGGTCACTATTTCATCTTCGGCTCGGCCTTCGCCCTGACGCTCGGCATGATCCTGCTCGTTCCCCTCGTCCTCATCGCGATGGCGCGGATCGACGAGATCGCAGCGGTCGCCTTCGGCCGGCCGCCGCAGCGGCTGCTCACCAAGAACAAGCCGGTCGCGAACGTGCCTGAGAATTACTGCCCGAAGGTCTCGATCCACATCCCCGCTTATTTCGAGCCGGTCGAGATGCTCAAGCAGACACTCGATGCGCTGTCGCGGCTGAACTATCCGAACTACGAATGCGTCGTCATCATCAACAACACGCCGGACCCCGCCTTCTGGCAGCCGATCCAGGACCATTGCCGCGCGCTCGGTGAACGCTTCAAGTTCATCAACGCCGAGAAGGTGCTGGGCTTCAAGGCCGGTGCGCTGCGCATCGCCATGGACCGCACCGCCGTCGATGCCGAGATCATCGGCATCCTCGATGCCGACTATGTCGTCGACCCCGACTGGCTGAAGGACCTGGTGCCGGCGTTCGCCGATCCAAGCGTCGGCCTGGTGCAGGCGCCGCAGGAGCATCGCGACGGCGACCTGTCGATCATGCACTACATCATGAACGGCGAATATGCCGGCTTCTTCGACATCGGCATGGTCCAGCGCAACGAGGTCAACGCCATCATCGTGCACGGCACGATGTGCCTGATCCGCCGCGCCGCGATGGACATGGCCGGCGGCTGGTCGAGCGACACCATCTGCGAGGATTCAGACCTCGGCCTTGCGATCCAGGAGCTCGGCTGGACCACCCATTACACCAACCATCGTTACGGCCAGGGCCTGCTCCCCGACACCTACGAGGCCTTCAAGAAGCAGCGTCACCGCTGGGCCTATGGCGGCCTGCAGATCGTCAAGAAACACTGGCGCCATTTCCTGCCCGGCAAGAGCCGGCTGACGCCCGACCAGAAGCGCGAATACGGCCTCGGCTGGCTGAATTGGCTCGGCGCCGAAAGCCTCGGCGTGGTCGTGGCGCTGCTCAATCTCATCTGGGTGCCGATCGTCGCCTTCGCCGACATCGCCATCCCCGACAAGATCCTGACGCTGCCGATCATCGGCGCCTTCATCGTCTCGCTCGCGCACTTCCTGTCGATGTACCGCGCGCGCGTTGCGATCAAACCCGGCCAGATGCTGGGCGCCATGATCGCCGCGATGAGCGTGCAGTGGACGGTGTCGCGCGCGGTGGCGCAGGGTCTCATCACCGAGCACATCGCGTTCGCGCGCACCTCCAAGGGCGGCCTGTCCAGCATGTCGATCGAGTTCCAGGCGTTCTGGGAGGCCGTGATCGGCGCCCTGCTGCTGATCGGCGCCGGCGTCCTGATCGCCTCCAACAGCTTCCGGCAGATCACCGAGATCTACATCTTCGCCGGCGTCCTGGTGCTGCAGAGCCTGCCGTTCCTGGCGGCGGTGGCGATCGCCATCCTCGAGCTCAGCCGCATCAACTCGTTCCAGTTCTGGCGCGACAGCGCGATCCGCACCGCCGAGCTGATCGGCCTGCGCCCGGTCGCGCTGCCGACGCCCGCCGGCACCGTGCAGCCGGTGCCGAGCGAGGTCCGGCGCGAGGTGAAGTGA
- a CDS encoding beta-1-3, beta-1-6-glucan biosynthesis protein, whose protein sequence is MRQRVRQFRNAVLRQFAATLAASSLVVMVSLGGASAQSGTPAPDQGKAAAQPADAAAKDAAQNQRRTDEFAEAAQVINGPAGNPECVWLGRRVVRLMWRDDLDTAFRHLDLYDRFGCPGGHIQAAFRCLTRFGGQIDPKVAETLDSRVHACWINPASQPQQAAAAASQPAAPTSGSAQPQPAASPSPAASPTPAPPK, encoded by the coding sequence ATGCGGCAACGGGTGCGTCAGTTTCGAAATGCGGTCCTGCGGCAGTTCGCCGCCACCTTGGCCGCCTCCTCGCTGGTCGTGATGGTCAGTCTCGGCGGCGCTTCCGCCCAGAGCGGTACGCCTGCCCCCGACCAGGGCAAGGCCGCCGCCCAGCCCGCCGACGCCGCCGCCAAGGACGCCGCCCAGAACCAGCGCCGCACCGACGAGTTCGCCGAAGCCGCCCAGGTCATCAACGGGCCGGCCGGCAATCCCGAATGCGTCTGGCTCGGCCGGCGCGTGGTGCGGCTGATGTGGCGCGACGACCTCGATACCGCGTTCCGCCATCTCGACCTCTACGACCGCTTCGGCTGTCCCGGCGGCCACATCCAGGCGGCCTTCCGCTGCCTGACCCGCTTTGGCGGCCAGATCGATCCCAAGGTCGCCGAGACCCTGGACAGCCGTGTGCACGCTTGCTGGATCAACCCGGCCTCCCAGCCGCAGCAGGCGGCGGCCGCAGCTTCCCAGCCGGCAGCGCCGACGTCGGGCAGCGCACAGCCGCAGCCGGCCGCCAGCCCCTCGCCCGCGGCAAGCCCGACACCGGCGCCCCCAAAATAG
- a CDS encoding beta-(1-6) glucans synthase, with amino-acid sequence MEPISLRTPLALLLVSLGAIAAAWWWLATPITLARAPIDPSDKVQCVSYAPFRGEQSPLNAWTHIEADQIEQDLRQLKEITDCVRTYSMENGLDQVPAIAARIGGLKVLQGIWLSSNRSKNFEQAALAVRLSKDFPGVITSIIVGNEVLLRGEMTTADLVSIIRSVKAQVSVPVTYADVWEFWLRNREVYDAVDFVTIHILPYWEDFPVKAKFAASHVEAIRERMAVAFPGKEILIGETGWPSEGRMREGALPSRANQARVVSEILSLAKAQKFRVNLIESYDQPWKRKLEGTVGGYWGLYDSVRRNLKYPPGQPISNFPYWKWYMGVGMGLCVLVFAVAGLTLRRRPWTPRFSAWLGVAISATSAGILLGVGADKMYYESYGWAGWLHWGALLLAGILSPIFCAQAMVIGRSLPTFLDLLGPREGRKWSKLTAVLGLTLAVTAVIAAQTALAFVFDPRYHDFPYASLTMAVVPFALLMLNRPQIGQRPIAESVFAGVLALSATYVLFNEGRDNWQSLWTCAIYFLFALTLWRARAEQIQE; translated from the coding sequence ATGGAACCGATTTCACTTCGTACGCCACTGGCGCTTCTGCTCGTCTCACTGGGCGCGATTGCCGCCGCGTGGTGGTGGCTTGCCACACCGATCACGCTCGCGCGCGCGCCTATCGATCCCAGCGACAAAGTTCAATGCGTGTCCTACGCGCCGTTCCGCGGCGAGCAGTCGCCGCTCAACGCATGGACCCATATCGAGGCCGACCAGATCGAGCAGGATCTGCGACAGCTGAAAGAAATCACCGACTGCGTCCGCACCTATTCGATGGAGAACGGGCTCGACCAGGTGCCTGCGATCGCGGCGAGGATCGGCGGGCTGAAAGTGCTTCAGGGCATCTGGCTCTCCAGCAACCGCAGCAAGAATTTCGAGCAGGCCGCGCTCGCGGTCCGCCTCTCCAAGGATTTCCCCGGTGTCATCACCAGCATCATCGTCGGCAACGAGGTGCTGCTGCGCGGCGAGATGACGACGGCGGACCTCGTCTCCATCATCCGCTCGGTGAAGGCACAGGTCAGCGTGCCCGTCACTTACGCCGACGTCTGGGAGTTCTGGCTCCGCAATCGCGAGGTCTATGACGCCGTCGACTTCGTCACGATCCACATCCTTCCCTATTGGGAGGATTTTCCGGTGAAGGCCAAATTCGCAGCCAGCCATGTCGAGGCGATCCGCGAGCGGATGGCGGTGGCCTTCCCCGGCAAGGAGATCCTGATCGGGGAGACCGGCTGGCCGAGCGAGGGACGCATGCGCGAGGGCGCGCTGCCGTCGCGCGCCAACCAGGCCCGCGTCGTCTCGGAAATCCTGAGCCTTGCGAAGGCGCAGAAGTTCCGCGTCAATCTGATCGAGTCCTACGACCAGCCCTGGAAGCGCAAGCTGGAAGGCACCGTCGGGGGCTATTGGGGTCTCTACGACTCGGTTCGCCGTAACCTGAAATATCCGCCGGGCCAGCCGATCAGCAATTTCCCGTACTGGAAATGGTACATGGGCGTCGGCATGGGCCTGTGCGTGCTGGTGTTCGCGGTCGCGGGCCTGACGCTGCGGCGGCGCCCCTGGACGCCGCGCTTCTCGGCCTGGCTCGGTGTCGCGATCTCGGCGACGTCAGCGGGCATTCTGCTCGGGGTCGGTGCCGACAAGATGTACTATGAGAGCTACGGCTGGGCGGGCTGGCTGCATTGGGGTGCGCTGCTGCTCGCCGGCATCCTGTCGCCGATCTTCTGCGCGCAGGCGATGGTGATCGGCCGCAGCCTTCCGACTTTCCTTGATCTGCTCGGGCCGCGCGAGGGCCGCAAATGGTCGAAGCTGACTGCCGTGCTCGGCCTGACGCTGGCGGTGACAGCGGTGATCGCGGCGCAGACCGCGCTCGCCTTCGTGTTCGACCCGCGCTACCACGACTTTCCCTACGCCTCGCTGACGATGGCGGTGGTGCCGTTTGCGCTGCTGATGCTGAATCGGCCACAGATCGGTCAGCGTCCGATCGCGGAATCCGTGTTCGCCGGGGTGCTCGCGCTGTCGGCGACCTATGTGCTCTTCAACGAAGGCCGCGACAACTGGCAGTCGCTGTGGACCTGCGCGATCTATTTCCTGTTCGCGCTCACGCTGTGGCGGGCGCGGGCCGAGCAAATCCAAGAATGA
- the glmU gene encoding bifunctional UDP-N-acetylglucosamine diphosphorylase/glucosamine-1-phosphate N-acetyltransferase GlmU: MTVRSSLTIVLAAGEGTRMRSQLPKVLHPVAHQTLLAHVLAAAPKGTGTSLAVVIGPDHQAVADEARRIRPDVLTFVQSQRLGTAHAVLAAREAIARGVDDLLIAFGDTPLISAETFARLRVPLAGGAAIAALGFRAADPTGYGRFIVEGDRLVAIREQADASEAERKIDLCNAGVMAIDGRRALAILDKIGNANSKGEYYLTDAVGIVREQGWESVVIETSEDEVRGINTKAQLAEAEGVMQARLRKAAMEAGVTLIAPETVYLSADTVFGKDVTIEPFVVIGPGVSIADGTVIHSFSHIVQTTLGKNVSIGPYARLRPGTSLGDGARIGNFVETKAATLEAGVKVNHLSYIGDATIGANSNIGAGTITCNYDGFKKHKTVIGQGAFVGTNSSLVAPVRIGNGAYIGSGSVITRDVPDDAMALERNQQTIREGGAARYRELKTSGKKPEK, from the coding sequence ATGACCGTCCGCTCCAGCCTCACGATCGTGCTCGCCGCCGGTGAAGGCACGCGCATGCGCTCCCAACTGCCGAAAGTGCTGCATCCGGTCGCACACCAGACGCTGCTCGCGCATGTGCTTGCCGCAGCACCGAAGGGAACCGGCACCTCGCTCGCCGTCGTGATCGGCCCCGACCACCAGGCGGTCGCGGATGAGGCGAGGCGCATCCGGCCGGACGTGCTGACCTTCGTGCAGAGCCAGCGGCTCGGCACCGCGCATGCGGTGCTGGCGGCGCGCGAGGCCATCGCGCGCGGCGTCGACGATCTGCTGATCGCGTTCGGCGACACGCCGCTGATCTCGGCCGAGACCTTTGCGCGACTGCGCGTGCCGCTCGCCGGAGGTGCTGCGATCGCGGCGCTCGGCTTTCGCGCCGCCGATCCCACCGGCTATGGCCGCTTCATCGTCGAGGGCGATCGCCTGGTCGCGATCCGCGAGCAGGCCGATGCCAGCGAAGCGGAGCGCAAGATCGATCTGTGCAACGCCGGCGTGATGGCGATCGACGGCCGCCGCGCGCTGGCGATCCTCGACAAGATCGGCAATGCCAATTCCAAGGGCGAATATTATCTGACGGACGCGGTCGGCATCGTCCGTGAACAGGGATGGGAGTCCGTGGTGATCGAAACCAGCGAGGACGAGGTGCGCGGCATCAACACCAAGGCGCAGCTCGCCGAGGCGGAAGGCGTGATGCAGGCGCGGCTGCGCAAGGCCGCGATGGAAGCCGGCGTGACCCTGATCGCGCCCGAGACGGTCTACCTGTCCGCGGACACCGTGTTCGGCAAGGACGTGACGATCGAGCCGTTCGTCGTGATCGGCCCCGGCGTGTCGATCGCCGACGGCACCGTGATCCATTCCTTCTCGCATATCGTGCAGACCACGCTCGGCAAGAACGTCTCGATCGGTCCGTATGCGCGGCTGCGGCCCGGCACCTCGCTTGGCGACGGCGCGCGGATCGGCAATTTCGTGGAAACCAAGGCGGCGACACTGGAGGCCGGCGTCAAGGTCAACCATCTCTCCTACATCGGTGATGCCACGATCGGCGCCAATTCCAACATCGGCGCCGGCACCATCACCTGCAACTACGACGGCTTCAAGAAGCACAAGACCGTCATTGGGCAGGGAGCCTTCGTCGGCACCAATTCCTCGCTGGTGGCGCCCGTCAGAATCGGCAACGGCGCCTATATCGGCTCCGGTTCGGTGATCACGCGCGACGTCCCAGACGACGCCATGGCGCTGGAACGCAACCAGCAAACCATCAGGGAAGGCGGCGCCGCGCGTTATCGCGAGCTGAAGACGAGCGGCAAGAAACCGGAGAAATGA
- the glmS gene encoding glutamine--fructose-6-phosphate transaminase (isomerizing), translating into MCGIVGILGREPVAEQLVDSLKRLEYRGYDSAGVATLEGKHLERRRAEGKLKNLEKRLEAEPLKGTTGIGHTRWATHGKPTVNNAHPHATERVAVVHNGIIENFRELREELEKKGTVFHTQTDTEIVLHLVDDLLRRGNKPVEAVKLTLARLRGAFALGFIFAGEDDLMIGARNGPPLAIGYGDGEMYLGSDAIALGPFTDTISYLEDGDWVVLTHKSATIFDKDGNAVQREKIKHAASTSLVDKANYRHFMAKEIHEQPEVVGHTLARYVDMATERVALPVKLPFDFKNIQRINITACGTASYAGFVAKYWFERFARVPVEVDVASEFRYREAPLRKGDLAIFISQSGETADTLAALRYAKAEGVHTIAVVNVPTSTIARESETVLQTLAGPEIGVASTKAFTCQLMVLANLAIAAGKARGELSDEDETKLVHGLVEIPRLMSDALTTELQIEKLAREIAKSRDVLYLGRGTSFPLALEGALKLKEISYIHAEGYAAGELKHGPIALIDETMPVVVIAPYDRVFEKTVSNMQEVAARGGKIILMTDAKGAEEATVESLVTIVMPDMAAAFTPMVYAVPVQLLAYHTAVIMGTDVDQPRNLAKSVTVE; encoded by the coding sequence ATGTGCGGGATTGTCGGCATTCTCGGGCGCGAGCCGGTTGCAGAGCAATTGGTGGATTCGCTCAAACGTCTTGAATATCGCGGCTATGACTCCGCGGGCGTCGCCACGCTCGAGGGCAAGCATCTCGAGCGCCGCCGCGCCGAGGGCAAGCTGAAGAATCTAGAGAAGCGGCTCGAAGCCGAGCCGCTCAAGGGCACGACCGGGATCGGTCACACGCGCTGGGCCACCCACGGCAAGCCGACCGTCAACAACGCCCATCCGCATGCGACCGAGCGTGTCGCCGTGGTCCACAACGGCATCATCGAGAATTTCCGCGAGCTGCGCGAGGAGCTCGAGAAGAAGGGCACGGTCTTCCACACCCAGACCGACACCGAGATCGTGCTGCATCTCGTCGACGATCTGCTCAGGCGCGGCAACAAGCCGGTCGAAGCAGTGAAGCTGACGCTGGCGCGGCTGCGCGGCGCCTTCGCGCTCGGCTTCATCTTCGCGGGCGAGGACGATTTGATGATCGGCGCCCGCAACGGCCCGCCGCTCGCGATCGGTTATGGCGACGGCGAGATGTATCTCGGCTCCGACGCCATCGCGCTCGGACCGTTCACCGACACGATCAGCTATCTCGAGGACGGCGACTGGGTCGTGCTGACCCACAAGAGCGCGACGATCTTCGACAAGGACGGCAACGCCGTCCAGCGCGAGAAGATCAAGCACGCCGCCTCGACCTCGCTGGTCGACAAGGCCAATTACCGCCACTTCATGGCCAAGGAAATCCACGAGCAGCCGGAAGTCGTCGGTCATACGCTGGCGCGCTATGTCGACATGGCGACCGAGCGCGTCGCGCTGCCGGTCAAGCTGCCGTTCGACTTCAAGAATATCCAGCGCATCAACATCACGGCGTGCGGCACCGCGAGCTATGCCGGCTTCGTCGCAAAGTACTGGTTCGAGCGCTTTGCGCGCGTGCCGGTCGAGGTCGATGTCGCCTCCGAATTCCGCTATCGCGAGGCGCCCTTGCGCAAGGGCGATCTGGCCATCTTCATCTCGCAATCGGGCGAGACCGCCGACACGCTGGCCGCGCTGCGCTATGCCAAGGCCGAAGGCGTGCACACGATCGCCGTCGTCAACGTGCCGACCTCGACCATCGCGCGCGAGAGCGAGACCGTGCTGCAGACGCTGGCCGGCCCCGAGATCGGCGTTGCCTCGACCAAGGCCTTCACCTGCCAGCTCATGGTGCTGGCAAATCTCGCGATCGCGGCCGGCAAGGCCAGAGGTGAGCTGTCCGACGAGGACGAGACCAAGCTCGTCCACGGCCTCGTCGAGATCCCGCGCCTGATGTCGGATGCGCTCACCACCGAGCTGCAGATCGAGAAGCTGGCGCGCGAGATCGCGAAATCGCGCGACGTGCTCTATCTCGGCCGCGGCACCAGCTTCCCGCTGGCGCTCGAAGGCGCGCTGAAGCTGAAGGAGATCTCCTACATTCATGCCGAGGGCTACGCCGCCGGCGAGCTCAAGCACGGCCCGATCGCGCTGATCGACGAGACCATGCCGGTCGTCGTGATCGCGCCCTACGACCGGGTGTTCGAAAAGACCGTCTCCAACATGCAGGAGGTCGCCGCGCGCGGCGGCAAGATCATCCTGATGACCGACGCCAAGGGCGCGGAGGAGGCGACGGTCGAATCCCTCGTCACCATCGTCATGCCCGACATGGCGGCGGCGTTCACGCCGATGGTCTATGCCGTCCCGGTGCAGCTGCTCGCCTACCATACGGCTGTCATCATGGGCACCGACGTCGACCAGCCGCGCAACCTCGCGAAATCGGTGACCGTGGAATAG
- a CDS encoding DUF502 domain-containing protein — MTARDDTPAPLDPAPEPHTGLIGRFRNYFLTGLIVTGPIAITLYLVWWFVTWVDGVVRPFVPLAYRPETYLPYVIPGWGLIVAFFTLTLVGFLAANLIGRTLVDIGETFLGRIPAVRAIYRGLKQVFETLFSGKGSSFRKVGLVEFPSPGMWSIVLISQSPNEEVARSLPGQEEHVSVFLPCSPNPTTGFFFYVPKSKIVEVEMSTEDAATLIMSAGVVQPGSAPDPKKAAALAGMANAARIANASTLQPEPAKAE, encoded by the coding sequence ATGACCGCCCGCGACGACACGCCTGCGCCGCTTGATCCCGCGCCCGAACCGCATACCGGCCTGATCGGCCGATTCCGCAATTACTTCCTGACCGGCCTCATTGTGACGGGGCCGATCGCGATCACTCTTTATCTGGTCTGGTGGTTCGTCACCTGGGTTGACGGCGTGGTGCGGCCGTTCGTGCCGCTGGCCTATCGGCCGGAAACCTATCTGCCTTACGTCATTCCCGGCTGGGGACTGATTGTCGCATTCTTCACGCTGACACTGGTCGGATTCCTCGCCGCCAACCTGATCGGCCGGACGCTGGTCGATATTGGCGAGACCTTCCTCGGCCGGATTCCGGCGGTCCGCGCCATCTATCGCGGCCTGAAGCAGGTGTTCGAGACGCTGTTCTCGGGCAAGGGCTCGAGCTTTCGCAAAGTGGGGCTGGTCGAGTTTCCCTCGCCGGGCATGTGGTCGATCGTGCTGATCTCGCAGTCACCGAACGAAGAGGTCGCGCGCAGCTTGCCGGGGCAGGAGGAGCATGTCTCCGTGTTCCTGCCGTGCTCGCCGAACCCGACCACGGGCTTCTTCTTCTACGTGCCCAAGAGCAAGATCGTCGAGGTCGAGATGAGCACCGAGGATGCCGCGACGCTGATCATGTCGGCCGGCGTGGTGCAACCGGGCTCGGCGCCTGACCCGAAGAAAGCGGCGGCGCTGGCGGGCATGGCGAATGCCGCGCGAATTGCCAATGCCTCCACGCTGCAGCCCGAGCCCGCGAAGGCGGAATAA
- a CDS encoding NAD(P)-dependent oxidoreductase yields the protein MSKTIAILAPGAMGSAVARRLSENGARVLTSLQGRSEATLKRAADAGMIGAEDDAIADADIILSIVPPGEAVALAERLAALIVRRKKKPVVVDCNAVNVDTVQRIEEIIGSAQAPFVDGGIIGFPPQPGGKSPAFYLSGEHARDVAVLKDFGLDVRIVEGPVGAASALKMSYAGIVKGLAGIGSAMVVAATKAGAADALRDELALSQPAVLARLEVALPDMVPKAYRWVAEMREISGFLGPDHPASQVYEGFARWFEHLADDAKGEAADTELMKAFAAGIARKKV from the coding sequence ATGTCCAAAACCATTGCGATCCTCGCGCCCGGCGCCATGGGCAGCGCGGTGGCCCGCCGGCTCAGCGAGAACGGCGCGCGCGTGCTGACGTCGTTGCAGGGGCGCAGTGAAGCCACGCTGAAACGTGCCGCAGACGCCGGCATGATCGGCGCCGAGGACGACGCGATCGCTGATGCCGACATCATCCTTTCGATCGTGCCGCCGGGCGAGGCGGTGGCGCTGGCCGAGCGGCTGGCGGCACTTATCGTCCGGCGCAAGAAGAAGCCGGTCGTGGTCGATTGCAATGCCGTCAATGTCGACACCGTGCAGCGGATCGAGGAGATCATCGGATCGGCGCAGGCACCGTTCGTCGACGGCGGCATCATCGGCTTCCCGCCGCAGCCCGGCGGCAAGAGCCCGGCATTCTACCTGTCGGGCGAGCACGCCCGCGACGTTGCGGTGCTGAAGGATTTCGGCCTCGACGTTCGAATCGTCGAGGGACCGGTCGGCGCGGCCTCCGCGCTCAAGATGTCCTATGCCGGCATCGTCAAGGGCCTCGCCGGCATCGGCTCGGCGATGGTGGTCGCGGCAACGAAAGCGGGCGCGGCGGACGCGCTGCGCGACGAACTCGCGCTGAGCCAGCCGGCCGTTCTGGCCCGGCTCGAAGTGGCCCTGCCGGACATGGTCCCGAAGGCCTATCGCTGGGTCGCGGAGATGCGGGAGATTTCCGGCTTCCTTGGACCCGATCATCCCGCCAGCCAGGTCTACGAGGGATTTGCGCGCTGGTTCGAGCATCTCGCTGACGACGCGAAAGGCGAGGCGGCGGATACGGAGCTGATGAAGGCTTTCGCGGCAGGTATCGCGCGGAAGAAAGTGTGA